In Chiroxiphia lanceolata isolate bChiLan1 chromosome 2, bChiLan1.pri, whole genome shotgun sequence, a single genomic region encodes these proteins:
- the LOC116782517 gene encoding homeobox protein NANOG-like, with protein MSSHLAMPSCLSYPPVLYGDYYWLSPGNTDTVPAEEAPATDSLPLPTTEKTSSPPDDSPASSSSGTLTQYYTPDSATSPTAAASPSPHSSFQKVKAQGKGVVKTGKSRTAFSQEQLKALHQRFQSQKYLSPQQIRELAATLELTYKQVKTWFQNQRMKFKRCQKESQWVEKGLYLPQNGAPQAAYLDIMPTYHQGFPVGASRNLQATTNLHQAYSSGQTYGNGQSLYSFVAVEDEGLFGKGGTSCNTQQGVGLLSQPMNFYHSYSDNVDYVSLESEDTYGFQSTSDTVTPFLSSPIQHQCQVPWHPMGAQSGYESQV; from the exons ATGAGCTCCCATCTGGCCATGCCGTCCTGCCTGTCCTACCCACCTGTCCTGTATGGGGACTACTATTGGCTCTCTCCAGGGAACACGGACACCGTGCCCGCCGAGGAGGCTCCGGCGACGGACTCCCTACCCTTGCCCACGACGGAGAAGACGTCCAGTCCCCCAG ATGACTCTCCAGCTTCTTCTAGCTCTGGGACACTCACCCAGTACTACACCCCTGACTCTGCCACCAGTCCCACCGCAGCAGCAAGCCCGTCTCCCCACTCCTCTTTCCAGAAGGTCAAGGCGCAAGGCAAAGGTGTGGTGAAGACGGGCAAGAGCCGCACAGCCTTCTCGCAGGAGCAACTTAAAGCCCTACACCAGCGATTCCAGAGCCAGAAGTACCTCAGCCCCCAGCAGATTCGGGAATTGGCTGCTACCCTTGAGCTCACCTACAAGCAG GTGAAAACATGGTTTCAGAATCAACGGATGAAATTCAAACGTTGCCAAAAGGAGAGCCAGTGGGTGGAAAAAGGGCTGTATCTACCACAA AATGGGGCTCCTCAGGCTGCATACCTGGATATAATGCCCACATATCACCAGGGCTTCCCTGTCGGTGCGAGCAGAAATCTTCAGGCTACGACCAACCTGCACCAGGCATACAGCAGTGGACAGACTTATGGGAATGGGCAGAGCCTGTACTCATTCGTGGCTGTGGAGGATGAGGGGCTCTTTGGAAAAGGTGGGACAAGCTGCAATACCCAGCAAGGTGTGGGTTTATTAAGCCAGCCAATGAACTTCTATCACAGCTACTCTGACAATGTGGATTATGTCAGCCTGGAGTCAGAAGACACCTACGGCTTCCAGAGTACTTCTGACACTGTCACACCGTTTTTGAGCTCTCCTATACAGCATCAATGCCAGGTCCCTTGGCATCCCATGGGGGCCCAGAGTGGTTATGAGTCTCAGGTTTAA
- the LOC116783185 gene encoding homeobox protein NANOG-like — protein MCAHLALPPYQAYPSGTGMGYLDFYWNSAGEAGHAPTSAGPAGAASARQSPEAGGKRHTAEISPASSSSGNFSQLTPDSATSPHSSSLSPQPTAKSQKGRECGMEGIRKTKSRTAFSKEQLQTLHQRFQSQKYLSPQQIRELAVALGLTYKQVKTWFQNRRMKLKRCQKHSLWTERAQCLTQSGFQTSTYLDVHPKFHQGYPITAAGNMQTMPAPRQHYGAGQNAYTVVTSEDGGVFGKGGGTCSIQQTVGFIAQHKVDFYHSCPGSVEYPGSKTGDGCNFHHSATMGAPFPSTAGHHLYHS, from the exons ATGTGTGCACACTTGGCTCTGCCTCCCTACCAGGCTTACCCCAGCGGGACTGGCATGGGGTACCTGGACTTTTACTGGAACTCGGCGGGGGAGGCAGGGCACGCTCCCACATCGGCTGGGCCAGCGGGAGCAGCCAGTGCCAGGCAGTCTCcggaggcaggagggaagaggcACACAGCAG aaatatcTCCAGCTTCATCCAGTTCTGGGAATTTCAGCCAACTCACACCAGATTCAGCCACCAGTCCACATTCGTCATCCTTGTCCCCACAGCCTACAGCTAAGTCTCAGAAGGGCAGAGAATGTGGCATGGAGGGGATACGGAAGACCAAGAGCCGTACAGCCTTCTCCAAGGAGCAGCTGCAAACCCTGCACCAGCGGTTCCAGAGCCAGAAGTACCTCAGCCCCCAGCAGATCCGGGAGCTGGCTGTCGCTCTGGGGCTCACCTACAAGCAG GTGAAAACTTGGTTCCAGAACCGGAGGATGAAGCTGAAACGGTGCCAGAAGCACAGCCTGTGGACTGAACGAGCTCAGTGCCTCACACAA agtgGCTTCCAGACCAGTACTTACCTGGATGTGCACCCCAAATTCCACCAGGGCTATCCAATCACTGCAGCTGGCAACATGCAAACCATGCCTGCCCCCCGCCAGCACTATGGGGCAGGGCAGAACGCTTACACAGTTGTGACCAGCGAGGATGGAGGCGTCTTTGGCAAAGGCGGGGGTACCTGCAGTATCCAGCAGACAGTGGGCTTCATTGCCCAGCACAAAGTAGACTTTTACCACAGCTGTCCTGGCAGTGTGGAATATCCAGGCTCAAAGACAGGTGATGGCTGCAATTTTCACCACTCAGCCACTATGGGGGCTCCTTTCCCAAGCACTGCTGGCCACCATCTCTATCATTCCTAA